AATCCCAGATGCCCGGCGCCGGGCTGACCCGATGCCACGGGATGCCCCATCGGAGGAACTCAGCACCGACCGACTTCGCGAGCGCGAGATCGTCGTGCCACCGGTCGTAGTGCTCGGTGAGCTCGTACTCGTCGATCGGCCGCTCCCCCGCCCGTTCCTGCGGCACGAACGTGTTCTCGATGCCCGCACCGAAGTGCAGCCGGCCGTCATTCCACCACTGAGCTTTCGTCGTCACTTACTTCATTCCCGTCGTCGCGACGCTCTCGATGAAGCGTCGCTGGATCATCAAGAACATCACCGCGAGCGGCAGCACCGCGATGAGCGAGCCCGCCATCATCACGCCCTGCGGGATGATCCCGCCGGGCCCCGTCAGCAACGTGAGCCCCGAGGTGATGGTGCCCATCTCGGCGTCGGTCGTGAACACGAGCGGCCACAACAGGTCATTCCAGTTGTTGACGAACGTGAAGATGCCGAGGGTGAGCAGGGCGGGGACCGCATTGGGCAGGATGACACTGCGGAAGATCCGGAACTCACTCGCGCCATCGATCCGCGCCGCGTTGTCGAGGTCGCGTGGCAGCGAGAGGAAGAACTGCCGCAGGAAGAAGATGCCGAAGGCGTCGGCCGCGCGAGGTGCGATCAGTCCGGCGAACGTGTTGACCCACCCGAGGTCGGCGACGAGCTGGTATATCGGAATCAGCGTCGCCTGGAAGGGGATCATGAGGCTCGCGATGATCGCGATCAGGAGCACCCGGCTGCCGCGGAAGTCGATCCGGGCGAGCGCGTAGGCGGCGAGCGAGTCGAACACGAGCGCGAAGAGGGTGACTCCGCCGGCGAAGACCACGCTGTTCACGATCAGCCGGGCGAAGGGCAGTTCGTCGAAGATGCGCGCGAAGTTCTCGAGCGTCCACTCACCTGGCACGAGCGTCGGCGGGTAGGCGTTCACCTCGGCGATGGGCTTGAACGCCGTGAAGAGGATGATGGCGATCGGAAGGAGTGCGGCCGCGGCCGCGAGCAGCATGCCGAGCCCGAGGATGACGGATGCCGCGCGCACGCGACGCGGGCGACGGAGATCGGTCGCGGTCATTGGGTGTCCTGCTCTCGACGGCCGAAGAAGACGAACTGCACGAGACTCAGGAGCAGCGTGATCGCCAGCAGCACATACGACAGCGCCGAGGCGAAGCCGAGCTCGAGTTCGCGGAAGCCCGACTCGTAGATCTCCATGACGATCGTCTGGGTGGATCCGAACGGACCGCCGCCCGTCATGACGTAGATCTGGTCGAAGGCCTGTAGCGCGGCGATGAGGGCGATGATGAGCACGAAGGCGAAGGTGTTGCTCAGCATCGGCAGGGTGATGTGCACGAACCGCTGCCAGGCGTTCGCACCGTCGACGACGGCGGCCTCTCGCAGGCTTGCCGGGATCTCCTGAAGGCCCGCGAGGAAGATGACCATGTAGAAGCCGAAGTTCTTCCAGACCGCCACGAGGGCGACGGTCGGCATCGCGAGCGCAGGGTCCTGCAGCACGTTGCCGAGCTGGAGCCCGGCACCGCGCAGCCAGTAGTTGAGCAACCCGATCTGCGGATCGAGCAGGTACGACCAGGCGAACGCCGCCACCGCGAGCGACACCACGAACGGCAGGAACAGCGCCGTGCGGAATGCGCCGCGCAACGGCAGGCGCGGATGATTCAGGGCAAGCGCGAGCGCGAGCGCCACGATCACCGCGGTGGGCGTGAACAGCGTGGCGTAGAGCCCGGTGTTGCCGAGCGCCCGGAGCACCGCCGGGTCGGTGAAGACCGTCGCATAGTTCTCGAAGCCGACCCAGCTCTCACGGCCGAATCCGCTCGAGTCGGTGAACGAGAGCCGGAACGCCGAGAGCATCGGCCAGGCGACGAAGGCCCCGAGCAGAACGAGCGCCGGCGCGAGGAACAGCAGCGCGAGCAGGCTGCTCCGGGAGCGCCGGGGGCCGGCGCCACGGCCGCCGAGCGGGGCGGGCGGCCGGTATCGCGCCGCCGGCTTGTGCAGGGTGGTGGACATGGTTCTCCGTTCCGATCGGGTGGGGGCTGGCGCGGGGTTGCCGCCCCCACCCGGGATGCCGAACGCTCAGTCGGCCAGTGCGGCCTCGATCTCGGCTTGTGCGTCCGCCAGCAGCGTGCCTGGGTCATCGCCCGCGAGCGCTTTCTGCGTCGCCGTGTCCATGGCGGACAGCACGTCCACGCTCGCCGTCACGCCCGGCAGCAGCGGGCGGCCGGTCTCGGCGATCTCGGT
The Agromyces albus DNA segment above includes these coding regions:
- a CDS encoding carbohydrate ABC transporter permease, with product MTATDLRRPRRVRAASVILGLGMLLAAAAALLPIAIILFTAFKPIAEVNAYPPTLVPGEWTLENFARIFDELPFARLIVNSVVFAGGVTLFALVFDSLAAYALARIDFRGSRVLLIAIIASLMIPFQATLIPIYQLVADLGWVNTFAGLIAPRAADAFGIFFLRQFFLSLPRDLDNAARIDGASEFRIFRSVILPNAVPALLTLGIFTFVNNWNDLLWPLVFTTDAEMGTITSGLTLLTGPGGIIPQGVMMAGSLIAVLPLAVMFLMIQRRFIESVATTGMK
- a CDS encoding carbohydrate ABC transporter permease, whose product is MSTTLHKPAARYRPPAPLGGRGAGPRRSRSSLLALLFLAPALVLLGAFVAWPMLSAFRLSFTDSSGFGRESWVGFENYATVFTDPAVLRALGNTGLYATLFTPTAVIVALALALALNHPRLPLRGAFRTALFLPFVVSLAVAAFAWSYLLDPQIGLLNYWLRGAGLQLGNVLQDPALAMPTVALVAVWKNFGFYMVIFLAGLQEIPASLREAAVVDGANAWQRFVHITLPMLSNTFAFVLIIALIAALQAFDQIYVMTGGGPFGSTQTIVMEIYESGFRELELGFASALSYVLLAITLLLSLVQFVFFGRREQDTQ